From one Novosphingobium sp. genomic stretch:
- a CDS encoding DUF1365 domain-containing protein: protein MSEASALYVGHVTHQRMRPHRHRLRYGIFSLLLDLDGVDALAAGSRVFSRGRFNLFSFHDRDYGDGSATPLRAQVERHLWAAHIMPDGGPIRLLTMPRILGFAFNPLSVFFCHGRDGALRAILYEVNNTFGQRHSYLLSVEHMADGPIRQSCAKAFHVSPFMPMDMRYTFSVAPPAEQLSIAITVSDGLGPVLVASHEARRRRLTDAALLRVFATHPLLTVKVVGGILWEAARLWAKGVPVHTCPAPPDRSISIPPQTGEGACI from the coding sequence ATGAGCGAGGCGAGCGCCCTCTATGTCGGCCATGTAACGCATCAGCGGATGCGGCCGCATCGCCACCGGCTGCGCTATGGCATTTTCTCGCTGCTGCTCGACCTCGACGGTGTGGATGCGCTGGCGGCAGGCTCGCGGGTCTTTTCGCGCGGACGCTTCAATCTGTTTTCCTTCCACGACCGCGATTACGGCGACGGCAGCGCCACGCCCCTGCGCGCTCAGGTCGAGCGCCATCTCTGGGCGGCGCATATCATGCCCGATGGCGGGCCGATCCGCCTGCTGACCATGCCGCGCATTCTGGGCTTTGCCTTTAATCCGCTCAGCGTCTTTTTCTGCCACGGACGCGATGGAGCGCTGCGCGCCATCCTTTACGAGGTGAACAACACCTTCGGCCAGCGCCACAGCTATCTGCTGTCGGTCGAGCATATGGCGGATGGCCCGATCCGCCAGAGCTGCGCCAAGGCCTTCCATGTCTCGCCCTTTATGCCGATGGATATGCGCTACACCTTCAGCGTGGCGCCGCCGGCCGAGCAGCTTTCCATCGCGATCACCGTTTCGGACGGGCTGGGGCCGGTGCTGGTTGCCAGTCATGAGGCACGGCGCCGCCGCCTGACCGATGCCGCGCTGTTGCGGGTCTTTGCCACCCATCCGTTGCTGACGGTGAAAGTGGTGGGCGGCATTCTGTGGGAGGCCGCGCGGCTTTGGGCGAAGGGCGTGCCGGTCCACACCTGCCCGGCGCCGCCCGACCGTTCCATCTCCATTCCACCCCAGACAGGCGAGGGCGCATGTATCTGA
- a CDS encoding cyclopropane-fatty-acyl-phospholipid synthase family protein, giving the protein MYLNEQAQAGLVPPPPQPQQTTPWLIRRALRHLQCGRLTIILPSGARIDHAGDLPGPHGVIEMRNGMAFRRLLTRGDVGFAEGYIAGDWTSPDLPQLIALAAQNVARLDSTLEGFWPVRMWRRLSHLLHRNSARGSRRNIAFHYDLGNDFYRLWLDESMTYSSAIAIPRGTSLEGAQQAKLERIAALLALSGDEDVLEIGCGWGALARHLAPACRRVTGLTLSREQLDHACAQVRTGGLGDKVDLRLQDYRSIDERFDRIVSIEMLEAVGEAYWPVYFATLRASLRPGGRIVLQAITIREDRFAAYKRNPDFIQRYIFPGGMLPTPSLLEAHAQRAGLAITQRETFGTGYADTLALWRARFHAAWPCILALGFQPDFQRLWDYYLAYCEAGFRSGTIDVGLYVLEERA; this is encoded by the coding sequence ATGTATCTGAACGAGCAGGCACAGGCCGGACTGGTCCCTCCGCCGCCGCAGCCGCAACAGACCACGCCCTGGCTGATCCGCCGCGCCTTGCGGCATCTGCAATGCGGGCGGCTGACGATCATCCTGCCCTCGGGCGCCAGAATCGACCATGCGGGCGATCTGCCCGGGCCGCATGGGGTGATCGAGATGCGCAATGGCATGGCCTTCCGCCGCCTGCTGACGCGCGGCGATGTCGGCTTTGCCGAGGGCTATATCGCGGGCGACTGGACCAGCCCGGATCTGCCGCAACTGATCGCGCTGGCCGCGCAGAATGTCGCCCGGCTCGACAGCACGCTGGAGGGCTTCTGGCCGGTGCGGATGTGGCGCAGGCTGAGCCATCTGCTGCATCGCAATTCGGCGCGGGGCAGCCGGCGCAACATCGCCTTCCATTACGATCTGGGCAATGATTTCTACCGCCTGTGGCTCGATGAGAGCATGACCTATTCCTCGGCTATCGCCATCCCGCGCGGCACCAGCCTTGAGGGTGCCCAGCAGGCCAAGCTGGAGCGGATTGCCGCCTTGCTCGCGCTGTCGGGGGATGAGGATGTGCTGGAAATCGGTTGCGGCTGGGGGGCACTTGCGCGGCATCTCGCGCCGGCCTGCCGCAGGGTCACCGGCCTCACCCTGTCACGCGAACAGCTGGATCATGCTTGCGCGCAGGTGAGGACCGGTGGCCTGGGGGACAAGGTCGATCTGCGCCTGCAGGACTATCGTTCCATCGACGAGCGTTTCGACCGGATCGTCTCCATCGAGATGCTGGAAGCCGTGGGCGAGGCCTATTGGCCGGTCTATTTCGCGACGTTGCGCGCCAGCCTGCGCCCGGGCGGACGGATCGTGCTGCAGGCGATCACCATCCGCGAGGACCGCTTTGCCGCCTACAAGCGAAACCCGGATTTTATCCAGCGCTATATCTTCCCCGGCGGCATGCTGCCCACGCCCTCGCTGCTGGAGGCGCATGCCCAACGCGCCGGGCTGGCCATCACGCAGCGCGAAACCTTCGGCACCGGTTACGCCGATACGCTGGCGCTGTGGCGGGCACGCTTTCATGCCGCCTGGCCGTGCATTCTGGCGCTGGGCTTCCAGCCCGACTTCCAGCGCCTCTGGGACTATTATCTGGCCTATTGCGAGGCCGGTTTCCGCAGCGGCACCATTGATGTCGGGCTCTATGTGCTGGAGGAAAGAGCATGA
- a CDS encoding DUF6134 family protein yields the protein MMDRRSAMIGAVALAALPGALSAALPIPPSRRLGFDILRKGSKLGTHVLTFEPGGDSLTVHVAVDLVYKIAGITLYHYRHQATERWQGQQVIALDAETSDNGTPYKVTARREGGVLMVQGTKAPRYAAPTDALPATHWNRHELDGPWINTQDGRIMRPHVAAQGIETIPAADGASLRARHYALTGDVQLDMFYDDHAGWAGLSFVKGGAPIRYERQA from the coding sequence ATGATGGATCGGCGTTCCGCCATGATCGGCGCGGTGGCGCTGGCCGCGCTGCCGGGCGCCCTTAGCGCCGCCTTGCCCATTCCGCCCTCCAGAAGGCTGGGCTTCGACATTCTGCGCAAGGGCTCGAAACTGGGCACCCATGTCCTGACCTTCGAGCCGGGCGGGGACAGCCTCACCGTCCATGTGGCGGTGGATCTGGTCTACAAGATCGCCGGGATCACGCTTTATCACTACCGCCATCAGGCGACAGAACGCTGGCAGGGGCAGCAGGTGATCGCGCTCGACGCCGAGACCAGCGACAATGGCACGCCCTACAAGGTTACGGCGCGGCGCGAGGGCGGCGTGCTGATGGTGCAGGGCACCAAGGCGCCGCGCTATGCCGCGCCCACCGATGCGCTGCCCGCCACCCACTGGAACCGGCACGAGTTGGACGGCCCCTGGATCAACACGCAGGACGGGCGGATCATGCGGCCCCATGTGGCGGCGCAGGGCATCGAAACCATTCCCGCCGCCGATGGCGCCAGCCTGCGTGCGCGCCATTATGCGCTGACGGGTGATGTGCAGCTCGACATGTTCTATGACGATCATGCCGGATGGGCGGGCCTTTCCTTCGTGAAGGGCGGCGCACCGATCCGTTATGAGCGGCAGGCTTGA
- a CDS encoding anti-sigma factor — protein sequence MSAAMLPEDDELLAAELAFGLIDGADKHAAEARLTTDAGFAQAHARWQDYAAAMFHDAGEAPRPSVWSAIEVRLPVNDAGHAMVTRATLRWWQGGAAVACAAALVLGVVAMQKPTEVIVRVPVAQAPIAPMVAVLTGKQGLVTVSFDPASGRMTSAASGLALGAHVPELWVIPADGKPRSMGVMNAAAPGWGKVPATAIPALSAGVTLAVSVEPVGGSPTGLPTGPVILTGKMATTS from the coding sequence ATGAGCGCCGCCATGCTGCCCGAGGATGACGAACTGCTGGCCGCCGAACTGGCTTTCGGTCTGATCGATGGCGCGGACAAGCATGCCGCCGAGGCGCGCCTGACCACCGACGCCGGTTTCGCGCAGGCCCATGCCCGCTGGCAGGATTATGCGGCGGCGATGTTCCACGATGCCGGTGAGGCCCCGCGCCCCTCGGTGTGGAGCGCCATCGAGGTACGGCTGCCCGTCAATGATGCCGGACACGCGATGGTGACGCGCGCCACCCTGCGCTGGTGGCAGGGCGGCGCGGCGGTGGCCTGCGCGGCGGCGCTGGTGCTGGGTGTGGTGGCTATGCAGAAGCCGACGGAAGTTATCGTGCGTGTCCCCGTGGCGCAGGCTCCCATCGCGCCGATGGTCGCGGTGCTGACCGGCAAGCAGGGGTTGGTGACCGTCAGCTTCGATCCGGCCAGCGGGCGGATGACCTCGGCCGCCAGCGGTCTGGCACTGGGCGCGCATGTGCCCGAACTCTGGGTGATCCCGGCGGATGGCAAGCCACGCTCGATGGGCGTGATGAACGCCGCCGCGCCGGGCTGGGGCAAGGTGCCCGCAACGGCCATTCCGGCGCTGTCGGCGGGGGTGACTCTGGCCGTCTCGGTCGAGCCGGTCGGCGGCTCGCCCACCGGCCTGCCCACCGGGCCGGTGATCCTGACCGGCAAGATGGCGACGACCAGCTAG
- a CDS encoding sigma-70 family RNA polymerase sigma factor, which translates to MNSDVDHASAGSPLAQMLAKVATGDRSAFEEIYRRTSVKLFGVCLRILPVRQEAEEALQEAYLSVWQRAGSFDAARGSAMTWLITLTRNRAIDRLRAKGKITTAPVELADEVPDPEPDAASLIEASQDERRLAHCLGTLDGGDAGLIRRAFFEGLTYADLAARASAPLGTVKSRIRRALLKLRECLS; encoded by the coding sequence ATGAATTCTGATGTTGATCATGCCAGCGCCGGCTCCCCCCTCGCGCAGATGCTTGCGAAGGTTGCGACCGGCGACCGCAGCGCTTTCGAGGAAATTTATCGCCGCACCAGCGTGAAGCTATTTGGCGTGTGCCTGCGTATCTTGCCTGTCAGGCAGGAAGCGGAGGAAGCCTTGCAGGAAGCCTATCTCTCGGTGTGGCAGCGGGCCGGGTCATTCGACGCCGCACGCGGCAGCGCGATGACATGGCTCATCACCCTCACGCGCAACCGCGCGATCGACCGCCTGCGCGCCAAGGGCAAGATCACCACCGCGCCGGTTGAACTGGCCGATGAGGTGCCCGACCCCGAGCCCGACGCCGCCAGCCTGATCGAGGCCAGCCAGGACGAACGCCGCCTCGCCCATTGCCTGGGCACGCTGGACGGCGGTGATGCCGGCCTCATCCGCCGCGCCTTTTTCGAGGGGCTGACCTATGCCGATCTGGCCGCCAGAGCCAGCGCCCCGCTCGGCACGGTCAAGAGCCGCATTCGCCGGGCCCTGCTCAAGCTGCGTGAGTGCCTGTCATGA
- a CDS encoding alpha/beta hydrolase, translating into MVRLVHDESFGSDKRQKLDVYAPQGQRRLALPIIIFFYGGSWNSGTRNGYSFVGRALASCGFVVAIPDYRLVPAVRYPAFLQDNAAAVHWVRQHGAQWGGDPDRIVLAGHSAGAYNAAMLALDPRWLGADRGAIKGLIGLAGPYDFLPFSGPIVEPTFAGVTDPVSTQPVHYARRDAPPAFLATADKDRLVEPRNSDALARALGRQGVVVERKSYAHVGHIGLVTAIAIPLRGHASVLEDMVTFAHKVTGYDKQVAP; encoded by the coding sequence GTGGTTCGTCTGGTTCATGATGAGTCTTTCGGATCTGACAAACGGCAAAAACTGGACGTCTACGCGCCGCAGGGGCAGCGAAGGCTGGCTTTGCCGATCATCATCTTTTTCTACGGTGGATCGTGGAATTCAGGCACCAGAAATGGCTACAGTTTCGTGGGAAGGGCGCTTGCTTCCTGCGGGTTTGTTGTGGCGATTCCCGATTACCGACTGGTTCCTGCCGTGCGCTATCCCGCATTTCTGCAGGACAACGCCGCCGCCGTGCATTGGGTGCGCCAGCACGGCGCTCAATGGGGCGGCGATCCTGACAGGATCGTTTTGGCCGGCCATTCGGCAGGCGCCTACAATGCCGCGATGCTGGCGCTCGATCCGCGCTGGCTGGGGGCGGATCGCGGTGCCATCAAAGGCTTGATCGGACTGGCGGGCCCTTATGATTTCCTGCCCTTCAGCGGGCCGATCGTGGAGCCGACCTTTGCGGGTGTGACCGATCCCGTCTCGACCCAGCCGGTGCATTATGCGCGGCGCGATGCGCCACCGGCCTTTCTGGCGACAGCGGACAAGGACAGGCTGGTTGAGCCCCGCAACAGTGATGCTCTGGCCCGCGCCCTGGGCAGACAAGGCGTGGTGGTCGAGCGCAAGAGTTACGCTCACGTCGGCCATATCGGCCTAGTAACAGCTATCGCCATACCGCTGCGTGGACATGCTTCCGTTCTTGAGGACATGGTCACTTTTGCCCATAAGGTCACTGGCTACGACAAGCAGGTAGCGCCTTAG
- a CDS encoding lipocalin family protein — protein sequence MRKKHLIFGVLASSVFLGGCAAIPKPGPVGNRAVPQPAKSVDVPRYMGLWYEQFRYEASFEKDMEEVTARYSLNPDGTVKVVNRGKTAGGAGNWKQSTGKAKVVDGESSAKLKVSFFGPFYGNYWVLDHGDHYEWSIVGEPSGRYLWVLTREKHPGADLMAALQARVKALGYDWSLVRTTRQ from the coding sequence ATGCGTAAGAAGCATCTGATTTTCGGAGTTTTGGCTTCCTCTGTGTTTCTGGGGGGATGTGCGGCCATTCCGAAGCCAGGGCCTGTAGGGAATCGGGCGGTGCCACAGCCGGCAAAGTCCGTCGATGTCCCAAGGTATATGGGGTTGTGGTACGAGCAGTTCCGCTATGAGGCTTCCTTTGAGAAGGATATGGAGGAAGTTACAGCCCGTTATTCCCTGAATCCGGATGGTACAGTTAAGGTTGTGAACCGTGGGAAGACGGCAGGAGGTGCCGGTAACTGGAAGCAGTCCACAGGCAAGGCAAAAGTGGTCGATGGGGAGAGCAGTGCCAAGCTCAAGGTCTCTTTCTTTGGGCCGTTTTATGGCAATTACTGGGTCCTTGACCATGGAGATCATTATGAGTGGTCCATTGTGGGTGAGCCTTCCGGTCGCTATCTTTGGGTATTGACCCGCGAAAAGCACCCTGGGGCAGATTTGATGGCCGCGCTGCAGGCGCGAGTCAAGGCGCTTGGCTATGACTGGTCGCTGGTTAGAACTACGCGGCAATAG
- a CDS encoding HWE histidine kinase domain-containing protein encodes MREIQSVSIDFEMLLALAPNPYIVLDSSLRIAWMNEAYLRATMRRREDILGQHIFTAFPSDPSTESYRLLSESFARVIDSRRSDEIALIRYDISNADGTMDARYWSATHTPILDAQGQVDFILQHTVDVTEIQSLRLMRDEMGVIERASAVEARNRDLAEESKQLKALLEEAPGFVAVLDGPRHMFRMANRAYRDLVGQRHLVGQSVAEALPEVVEQGFTALLDRVMSTGQAHIARRDKVVLRNGPDREEVRYLDFIYQPIVSKAGEISGIFVQGHDVTDQIEAEAHQQLLINELNHRVKNTLAIVQGLASQSFRRGTVPEEGLVAFFARLSALSAAHNLLTKGNWEAANLAEMVRAGIGGVAGANPDRIGIAGPKVRIAAQLATSIAMVIHELSTNAVKYGALSRIDGRVDVRWSVRADEGVQLLAFEWAESGGPEVEEPVRHGFGTRLIKRGFASDYRSSVDIQFRKSGLCCHFVTVLAGDIA; translated from the coding sequence ATGCGCGAAATTCAATCAGTGAGTATTGATTTTGAGATGCTTTTAGCGCTCGCGCCCAACCCCTATATCGTGCTTGACAGTTCCTTGCGCATTGCCTGGATGAACGAAGCTTATTTGCGTGCGACGATGCGCCGGCGCGAGGATATTCTCGGACAACACATCTTCACAGCTTTCCCCAGCGATCCCTCCACGGAAAGTTACCGTTTGCTGAGCGAGTCCTTTGCTCGAGTTATTGATAGCCGACGGAGTGATGAAATTGCCTTGATACGCTATGACATCAGCAACGCCGATGGCACGATGGACGCCCGCTATTGGAGCGCGACCCATACCCCTATCCTCGATGCCCAAGGCCAGGTCGATTTCATTTTACAGCACACTGTCGATGTGACCGAGATCCAGTCATTGCGTCTGATGCGCGACGAAATGGGCGTGATCGAGAGGGCCAGCGCGGTCGAGGCCCGAAACCGGGATCTTGCTGAGGAGAGCAAGCAACTCAAAGCCCTGCTTGAAGAGGCGCCGGGTTTTGTCGCCGTGCTCGATGGCCCGCGCCATATGTTCCGCATGGCCAACCGCGCCTATCGCGATCTTGTCGGGCAAAGACATCTTGTCGGCCAAAGTGTTGCCGAGGCGCTGCCGGAGGTGGTCGAGCAAGGTTTCACCGCGCTGCTCGACCGCGTAATGAGCACCGGCCAAGCACATATAGCCCGGCGCGACAAGGTTGTCCTGCGCAACGGTCCAGACCGTGAGGAAGTGCGTTATCTCGATTTCATTTATCAGCCCATTGTCAGCAAAGCGGGCGAGATCTCCGGCATATTTGTTCAAGGCCACGATGTTACCGACCAGATTGAGGCTGAGGCACACCAACAGTTGCTGATCAATGAGCTCAATCATCGGGTCAAGAACACACTTGCGATCGTGCAGGGCCTGGCTTCACAGTCATTTCGCAGGGGGACTGTGCCAGAGGAGGGGCTGGTTGCGTTTTTTGCGCGGCTTTCAGCCTTGTCGGCCGCGCACAATTTGTTGACAAAGGGCAATTGGGAGGCAGCCAATCTTGCCGAGATGGTCCGCGCTGGCATTGGCGGCGTTGCCGGGGCAAATCCGGATAGGATTGGAATTGCCGGACCGAAGGTGCGCATCGCGGCCCAACTTGCGACCTCGATCGCGATGGTCATTCATGAATTGAGCACCAATGCGGTCAAATACGGTGCCTTGTCGCGTATCGATGGACGGGTGGATGTCCGCTGGAGCGTTCGAGCTGATGAGGGAGTGCAGCTTCTTGCATTCGAGTGGGCCGAGAGCGGTGGGCCGGAGGTTGAGGAACCTGTCCGACATGGCTTTGGCACGCGGTTGATCAAACGCGGGTTTGCCTCTGACTATCGATCCAGCGTGGATATTCAGTTCCGCAAGTCCGGTCTTTGCTGCCATTTCGTCACGGTGTTGGCAGGAGACATCGCTTGA
- a CDS encoding response regulator, protein MSIAGLRLLILEDEPILGLDLEDIIAEAGGTSIYAERVEEALDLIAAESFDAAILDVNVHGRTSYPVADLLQRLGLPFIFATGYGDALHPENFAGVPTVIKPYATTDLERALEQEILTRKSDPPPAVGS, encoded by the coding sequence TTGAGCATCGCTGGCCTACGTCTGCTTATCCTGGAGGACGAGCCGATCTTGGGGCTTGATCTTGAGGATATTATCGCCGAGGCGGGCGGGACTTCGATTTACGCCGAGCGCGTCGAGGAAGCGCTCGATCTCATCGCCGCAGAATCTTTCGACGCAGCAATCCTCGATGTGAATGTGCATGGTCGTACGAGCTATCCCGTCGCGGACCTTCTCCAGCGGCTGGGCCTGCCCTTCATTTTCGCTACCGGCTACGGGGATGCGCTTCATCCCGAAAACTTCGCAGGGGTTCCCACAGTGATCAAACCCTATGCGACCACCGATCTTGAAAGGGCGCTGGAACAAGAAATCCTCACCCGGAAATCTGATCCGCCACCGGCGGTCGGGTCTTAG
- a CDS encoding DUF2256 domain-containing protein — MPRMVRKGDLPTKLCAACNRPFAWRKKWARDWDQVRYCSDRCRRTGATPKQEE; from the coding sequence ATGCCTAGGATGGTGCGCAAAGGTGACCTGCCCACCAAGCTCTGTGCTGCCTGCAACCGTCCTTTTGCATGGCGAAAGAAATGGGCGCGTGATTGGGACCAGGTGCGCTATTGTTCCGATCGCTGTCGCAGAACGGGTGCAACGCCGAAGCAAGAAGAATGA